From the Nerophis ophidion isolate RoL-2023_Sa linkage group LG18, RoL_Noph_v1.0, whole genome shotgun sequence genome, one window contains:
- the clip3 gene encoding CAP-Gly domain-containing linker protein 3 isoform X2: MTKEENLEMQEKERHDREDQEDGRVQREEEELTEEEEDEEEEGGYEIEEEREGGERTEEEQAEEGEEQEEGSVDRECDPAPGTKPLSVSALPSPVQEPRRRAMVHPSAQAPLPKDYAFTFFDPNDPACLEILMDPHTTIPELFAIVRQWVPQVQHKIDVIGNEILKRGCHVNDRDGLTDMTLLHYSCKAGAHGVGDPAASLRLTSQLISLGADVSLRSRWTNMNALHYAAYFDVPELVRVLLKAAKPRVLNSTCNEYHHGTALHIAASNLCLGAVKCLLEHGANPTVRNEKGQVPAEVVPDPMDMSLDKAEAAMVAKELKQLLQDAVPLSCNLPRATLPNYDNIPGNLMLSSLGMKLGERVLLDDMKNGTLRFCGTTEFASGQWVGVELDEPEGKNDGSVGGVRYFICPPKLGIFAPVSKISKIVDQTVSSVTSTPRTPRMDLASRLAGKTKKEKEKKEKAQKKKSSVVSLDPEGLNVEVGDHVLVAGQKQGIVRFFGKTDFAPGFWFGVELDQPTGKHDGSVFGVRYFNCLPKYGVFAPPSRVQRIGGPKDASQKDNSMVKKVHQVTMAQPKRNFNTVRSPKDLTSESSISRLLFCCWFPWMLRAEMQS; this comes from the exons ATGACTAAAGAGGAGAACCTGGAGATGCAGGAGAAGGAGAGGCACGACCGCGAGGACCAGGAGGACGGGAGGGTCCAGAGGGAGGAGGAGGAACTGactgaggaagaggaggatgaagAAGAGGAGGGAGGGTATGAAATAGAGGAGGAGAGGGAAGGTGGGGAGAGGACCGAGGAGGAGCAGGCAGAGGAAGGAGAAGAACAGGAGGAGGGCTCGGTGGACAGGGAATGTGATCCTGCTCCGGGGACTAAGCCCCTGTCAGTGTCTGCGCTTCCTAGTCCAGTCCAGGAGCCCCGACGTCGAGCTATGGTGCACCCTTCTGCCCAAGCACCCCTTCCCAAAGACTACG CCTTCACCTTCTTTGACCCCAATGACCCTGCTTGTTTGGAGATCCTCATGGACCCTCACACCACCATCCCCGAGCTGTTCGCCATCGTGCGCCAGTGGGTCCCCCAGGTGCAGCACAAGATCGACGTCATCGGCAACGAG ATCCTGAAACGTGGTTGCCATGTGAACGATCGTGACGGTCTGACGGACATGACGCTGCTCCACTACAGCTGCAAGGCGGGCGCGCACGGAGTTG GCGACCCGGCAGCATCGCTGCGTCTCACCAGCCAGTTGATCTCTCTGGGTGCCGACGTGAGTTTGAGGAGCCGCTGGACAAACATGAACGCTCTGCACTACGCCGCCTACTTCGATGTCCCTGAACTGGTCCGAGTCCTGCTCAAAGCTGCCAAACCCAGAG TCTTGAACTCCACGTGCAATGAATACCACCACGGGACGGCGCTCCACATCGCTGCTTCCAACCTGTGCCTGGGTGCAGTCAAATGTCTGCTGGAGCACGGCGCCAACCCTACCGTTCGG AACGAGAAGGGCCAGGTGCCGGCAGAGGTGGTCCCAGACCCGATGGACATGAGTCTTGACAAGGCAGAGGCCGCCATGGTGGCCAAAGAGCTGAAGCAGCTGCTGCAAGACGCTGTGCCACTAAGCTGCAACCTTCCCAGGGCCACGCTGCCCAACTATGACAACATTCCCGGGAACCTAATGTTGTCCTCGCTGGGGATGAAGCTGGGAGAGCGAGTGCTTCTGGACGACATGAAG AACGGGACGCTGAGGTTCTGCGGTACTACAGAGTTTGCCAGCGGTCAGTGGGTCGGCGTGGAGCTGGATGAGCCTGAGGGGAAGAACGACGGCAGCGTTGGGGGCGTTCGTTACTTCATCTGCCCTCCTAAACTAG GGATTTTTGCTCCGGTGTCAAAGATCTCCAAAATTGTGGACCAGACAGTCTCCTCTGTCACCTCCACTCCCAGAACGCCCCGCATGGACCTGGCCTCACGCCTCGCTGGGAAGACCAAGAAGgaaaaggagaagaaggagaaag CCCAGAAGAAAAAGTCGTCAGTAGTCAGTCTGGATCCCGAAGGACTGAACGTTGAGGTCGGAGATCATGTCCTGGTGGCCGGACAGAAGCAAGGCATTGTGCGCTTCTTTGGAAAAACCGACTTTGCTCCAG GTTTCTGGTTCGGTGTCGAGCTGGACCAGCCCACGGGTAAACACGACGGCTCTGTGTTTGGAGTGCGCTACTTCAACTGCCTGCCCAAATATGGAGTGTTTGCTCCCCCCTCGCGGGTGCAGAG GATTGGAGGACCTAAAGACGCCTCACAGAAAGACAACTCCATGGTGAAGAAAGTCCACCAGGTCACCA TGGCGCAGCCCAAACGTAACTTCAACACGGTGCGTTCTCCTAAAGACCTCACCTCTGAAAGCTCCATATCCAG GTTGCTCTTCTGCTGTTGGTTCCCGTGGATGCTGCGAGCTGAGATGCAGTCCTAA
- the clip3 gene encoding CAP-Gly domain-containing linker protein 3 isoform X1, producing the protein MTKEENLEMQEKERHDREDQEDGRVQREEEELTEEEEDEEEEGGYEIEEEREGGERTEEEQAEEGEEQEEGSVDRECDPAPGTKPLSVSALPSPVQEPRRRAMVHPSAQAPLPKDYAFTFFDPNDPACLEILMDPHTTIPELFAIVRQWVPQVQHKIDVIGNEILKRGCHVNDRDGLTDMTLLHYSCKAGAHGVGDPAASLRLTSQLISLGADVSLRSRWTNMNALHYAAYFDVPELVRVLLKAAKPRVLNSTCNEYHHGTALHIAASNLCLGAVKCLLEHGANPTVRNEKGQVPAEVVPDPMDMSLDKAEAAMVAKELKQLLQDAVPLSCNLPRATLPNYDNIPGNLMLSSLGMKLGERVLLDDMKNGTLRFCGTTEFASGQWVGVELDEPEGKNDGSVGGVRYFICPPKLGIFAPVSKISKIVDQTVSSVTSTPRTPRMDLASRLAGKTKKEKEKKEKAAQKKKSSVVSLDPEGLNVEVGDHVLVAGQKQGIVRFFGKTDFAPGFWFGVELDQPTGKHDGSVFGVRYFNCLPKYGVFAPPSRVQRIGGPKDASQKDNSMVKKVHQVTMAQPKRNFNTVRSPKDLTSESSISRLLFCCWFPWMLRAEMQS; encoded by the exons ATGACTAAAGAGGAGAACCTGGAGATGCAGGAGAAGGAGAGGCACGACCGCGAGGACCAGGAGGACGGGAGGGTCCAGAGGGAGGAGGAGGAACTGactgaggaagaggaggatgaagAAGAGGAGGGAGGGTATGAAATAGAGGAGGAGAGGGAAGGTGGGGAGAGGACCGAGGAGGAGCAGGCAGAGGAAGGAGAAGAACAGGAGGAGGGCTCGGTGGACAGGGAATGTGATCCTGCTCCGGGGACTAAGCCCCTGTCAGTGTCTGCGCTTCCTAGTCCAGTCCAGGAGCCCCGACGTCGAGCTATGGTGCACCCTTCTGCCCAAGCACCCCTTCCCAAAGACTACG CCTTCACCTTCTTTGACCCCAATGACCCTGCTTGTTTGGAGATCCTCATGGACCCTCACACCACCATCCCCGAGCTGTTCGCCATCGTGCGCCAGTGGGTCCCCCAGGTGCAGCACAAGATCGACGTCATCGGCAACGAG ATCCTGAAACGTGGTTGCCATGTGAACGATCGTGACGGTCTGACGGACATGACGCTGCTCCACTACAGCTGCAAGGCGGGCGCGCACGGAGTTG GCGACCCGGCAGCATCGCTGCGTCTCACCAGCCAGTTGATCTCTCTGGGTGCCGACGTGAGTTTGAGGAGCCGCTGGACAAACATGAACGCTCTGCACTACGCCGCCTACTTCGATGTCCCTGAACTGGTCCGAGTCCTGCTCAAAGCTGCCAAACCCAGAG TCTTGAACTCCACGTGCAATGAATACCACCACGGGACGGCGCTCCACATCGCTGCTTCCAACCTGTGCCTGGGTGCAGTCAAATGTCTGCTGGAGCACGGCGCCAACCCTACCGTTCGG AACGAGAAGGGCCAGGTGCCGGCAGAGGTGGTCCCAGACCCGATGGACATGAGTCTTGACAAGGCAGAGGCCGCCATGGTGGCCAAAGAGCTGAAGCAGCTGCTGCAAGACGCTGTGCCACTAAGCTGCAACCTTCCCAGGGCCACGCTGCCCAACTATGACAACATTCCCGGGAACCTAATGTTGTCCTCGCTGGGGATGAAGCTGGGAGAGCGAGTGCTTCTGGACGACATGAAG AACGGGACGCTGAGGTTCTGCGGTACTACAGAGTTTGCCAGCGGTCAGTGGGTCGGCGTGGAGCTGGATGAGCCTGAGGGGAAGAACGACGGCAGCGTTGGGGGCGTTCGTTACTTCATCTGCCCTCCTAAACTAG GGATTTTTGCTCCGGTGTCAAAGATCTCCAAAATTGTGGACCAGACAGTCTCCTCTGTCACCTCCACTCCCAGAACGCCCCGCATGGACCTGGCCTCACGCCTCGCTGGGAAGACCAAGAAGgaaaaggagaagaaggagaaag caGCCCAGAAGAAAAAGTCGTCAGTAGTCAGTCTGGATCCCGAAGGACTGAACGTTGAGGTCGGAGATCATGTCCTGGTGGCCGGACAGAAGCAAGGCATTGTGCGCTTCTTTGGAAAAACCGACTTTGCTCCAG GTTTCTGGTTCGGTGTCGAGCTGGACCAGCCCACGGGTAAACACGACGGCTCTGTGTTTGGAGTGCGCTACTTCAACTGCCTGCCCAAATATGGAGTGTTTGCTCCCCCCTCGCGGGTGCAGAG GATTGGAGGACCTAAAGACGCCTCACAGAAAGACAACTCCATGGTGAAGAAAGTCCACCAGGTCACCA TGGCGCAGCCCAAACGTAACTTCAACACGGTGCGTTCTCCTAAAGACCTCACCTCTGAAAGCTCCATATCCAG GTTGCTCTTCTGCTGTTGGTTCCCGTGGATGCTGCGAGCTGAGATGCAGTCCTAA